One window of the Lactobacillus sp. PV034 genome contains the following:
- the ybaK gene encoding Cys-tRNA(Pro) deacylase, with the protein MSKKNKKQKLKKTLVEKMLDQKKIPYEQCTFKTVKKGDVQQVDTSILADDKHLVYKTLVCEGNKISPVVGVIPVDEHLSMKKLAKASSNKKCELLPLKKLVPTTGYVHGANTPIGIYEQHHFPIYLDESMKNNDKIIVSSGEVGRSIKINPLDLQKITDAEFVDLVE; encoded by the coding sequence ATGTCTAAAAAAAATAAAAAACAAAAATTAAAAAAAACATTAGTTGAAAAAATGTTAGACCAAAAGAAAATTCCTTATGAACAATGTACCTTTAAAACTGTAAAAAAGGGAGATGTTCAACAAGTTGATACTTCTATTCTAGCGGATGATAAGCATTTGGTCTATAAAACCTTAGTTTGTGAGGGAAATAAGATTTCTCCCGTTGTTGGCGTTATTCCAGTAGATGAACATTTAAGCATGAAAAAATTGGCTAAAGCCTCTAGCAATAAAAAATGCGAATTACTTCCACTGAAAAAACTTGTCCCTACTACTGGTTATGTTCATGGAGCTAACACTCCAATTGGCATTTATGAGCAACACCACTTTCCTATCTATTTAGATGAAAGTATGAAAAATAACGATAAAATTATTGTCTCAAGTGGAGAAGTTGGTAGAAGTATCAAAATCAATCCCCTCGACCTCCAAAAAATAACAGATGCGGAATTTGTTGATTTAGTTGAATAA
- the rpsU gene encoding 30S ribosomal protein S21 → MAKTIVHENESIDDALRRFKRSVSRSGTLQEYRKREFYEKPSVKRKLKSEAARKRRHY, encoded by the coding sequence ATGGCAAAGACAATCGTTCACGAAAACGAGTCTATTGATGATGCTCTTCGTCGTTTCAAACGTTCCGTTTCTAGAAGTGGTACTTTACAAGAATACCGTAAACGTGAATTCTACGAAAAACCTAGTGTTAAGCGTAAGTTAAAATCTGAAGCAGCACGCAAGCGTAGACATTATTAA
- a CDS encoding RelA/SpoT family protein, which produces MSKYREMTHDEVLAACQEYMNDSDIEFVESAYKFAKDAHEGQFRVSGQPYIIHPTQVAGTLATLKLDPDTVAAGYLHDTVEDTPVTNDDIKEKFGEDVAFIVDGVTKLSKIPYKSKTHEEYLADNHRKMLIAMAKDLRVIMVKLADRLHNMHTLDHLRPDKQRRIADETLDIYAPLADRLGIGTIKWELEDMSLHYLNPQQYYRIVNLMQSKRSEREGYIADAIDTLKKTLDGLHVKYDIYGRPKHIYSIYKKMVNKHKDFSEIYDLLAVRVIVKSVPDCYAVLGAVHTEWKPIPGRFKDYIAVPKANGYQSLHTTIIGPGGKPLEIQIRTEQMHEVAEYGVAAHWAYKKGSTDGVAQTEATKKLNMVQEILELQDETKDSHEFMKSVKTDIFSDRVYVFTPQGDVYELPKDSSPLDFAYMIHSEVGSHSVGARVNNKIVPLDYHLKNGDVVEMLTQSNAKPSRDWVNIVKTSRARNKIKRFFKAEDKEVNTEKGKNLVEEELQNKGFVPKDFLTKDQLQKVITHFNYHNENELFAAVGFGEISPATVVNRLTEDVRREQENEKQRQKEAEIMNAGQQSITDNDDSKAPADVMRVKHNNGVMVQGVSDLMLHLAKCCNPVPGDPIVGYVTKGRGVTIHRYDCPNITEEARKQGRLIDVAWENVARHKNDENYNADIEVFGYNRSKLLSDVITALNSKTKNIVNISGKVDNNSMAHIYATVSVRDANHLEDILSRLRDIPNVYEAKRSTN; this is translated from the coding sequence ATGTCCAAATATCGTGAAATGACCCATGACGAAGTTTTAGCGGCTTGTCAAGAATATATGAATGATTCAGATATTGAATTTGTTGAATCAGCCTATAAATTTGCTAAAGATGCCCATGAAGGACAGTTTCGTGTATCAGGACAACCATATATTATTCATCCTACTCAAGTAGCTGGTACACTTGCTACCTTGAAATTAGATCCTGACACAGTAGCTGCGGGTTACTTGCATGATACGGTTGAAGATACTCCGGTCACAAATGATGATATTAAAGAAAAATTTGGTGAAGATGTTGCCTTCATTGTTGATGGAGTAACGAAGCTTTCAAAAATCCCTTATAAGTCAAAAACGCATGAAGAATATTTAGCTGATAATCATCGTAAGATGCTGATTGCAATGGCAAAAGACTTACGAGTAATTATGGTTAAATTGGCAGATCGTTTGCACAATATGCATACACTAGATCACCTGCGTCCTGATAAACAAAGAAGAATTGCTGATGAAACACTAGATATTTATGCACCTTTGGCAGATCGTCTAGGTATCGGAACAATTAAGTGGGAATTAGAGGATATGAGTCTGCATTACTTAAATCCTCAACAGTATTACCGGATTGTTAACTTAATGCAATCTAAGCGTAGTGAACGTGAAGGATACATTGCAGATGCAATTGATACTCTGAAAAAAACACTCGATGGCTTGCACGTTAAATATGATATTTATGGTCGTCCAAAACATATTTATTCAATTTATAAAAAGATGGTTAATAAACATAAAGATTTCAGTGAAATTTATGATTTATTGGCTGTACGTGTAATTGTAAAATCAGTTCCTGATTGTTATGCGGTATTAGGTGCTGTACATACGGAGTGGAAACCAATCCCTGGCCGGTTCAAGGATTATATTGCTGTGCCTAAAGCCAATGGTTATCAATCATTGCATACCACAATTATTGGGCCAGGTGGTAAGCCACTTGAAATTCAAATTAGAACTGAACAAATGCACGAAGTAGCTGAATACGGGGTTGCTGCTCACTGGGCCTACAAAAAGGGTAGTACAGATGGTGTAGCCCAGACTGAAGCTACTAAGAAATTAAATATGGTTCAAGAAATTCTTGAATTACAAGATGAGACTAAAGATTCTCATGAATTCATGAAAAGTGTAAAGACGGATATTTTTTCTGATCGGGTTTATGTTTTTACACCGCAAGGGGATGTTTATGAATTACCTAAAGATTCTAGTCCGCTTGATTTTGCTTATATGATTCACTCAGAAGTTGGTTCTCATTCAGTTGGAGCTCGGGTAAATAACAAGATTGTGCCATTAGATTACCATTTAAAAAATGGTGATGTAGTTGAAATGCTAACGCAATCTAATGCCAAGCCTTCTCGTGATTGGGTAAATATTGTCAAAACTTCTCGAGCTCGCAATAAAATTAAACGTTTCTTTAAGGCAGAAGATAAAGAAGTTAATACTGAAAAAGGTAAAAATTTAGTAGAAGAAGAACTTCAAAATAAAGGTTTTGTACCAAAAGACTTTTTAACTAAGGACCAATTACAAAAAGTTATTACCCACTTTAATTATCATAATGAGAATGAACTTTTTGCAGCAGTAGGCTTTGGTGAAATTTCACCAGCTACAGTAGTTAATCGCTTAACTGAAGATGTACGCCGTGAACAGGAAAACGAAAAGCAGCGTCAAAAAGAAGCGGAAATTATGAATGCTGGTCAGCAAAGTATTACCGATAATGATGATTCAAAAGCACCAGCTGATGTAATGCGGGTGAAGCATAATAATGGCGTTATGGTTCAAGGAGTATCTGATTTAATGCTCCATTTGGCTAAGTGTTGTAACCCAGTTCCTGGTGATCCAATTGTTGGTTATGTTACCAAAGGACGTGGAGTTACAATTCACCGCTATGATTGCCCTAATATTACTGAAGAGGCGAGAAAACAGGGGCGTTTAATTGATGTGGCTTGGGAAAATGTTGCAAGACACAAAAATGATGAAAATTATAATGCAGATATTGAAGTCTTTGGTTATAATCGTTCTAAGTTATTAAGTGATGTCATTACTGCTTTAAATTCTAAAACTAAAAATATTGTTAATATTTCTGGTAAAGTTGATAACAATAGTATGGCTCACATTTATGCTACAGTTTCAGTTAGAGATGCCAATCACTTAGAAGATATTTTGAGTCGATTGCGTGATATTCCAAATGTTTATGAAGCAAAGAGGTCAACAAATTAA
- the hisS gene encoding histidine--tRNA ligase, whose protein sequence is MKVQKPKGTVDILPDVSYQWEKVEQTAREFFERANYREIRTPAFENYEIFARSSGESSDVVEKEMYDFHDKGDRHIALRPEGTAGVVRAYVENKIYGPDYVKPFNVFYIAPMYRYERPQAGRQREFHQIGVESFGSANPLADIETILMGNDLLNKLGVKNFELHINSLGNEAVRKAYHDALVNYFTPVKDQLSADSKRRLESNPLRILDSKEEQDKQFLPDAPKIVDYLDEESKANFKTITDTLTSLGIKYVLDDDLVRGLDYYTGVIFEFMVEDKNLWQSKTTILGGGRYDHLVEEFDGPQTPAVGFGIGEERLMLVLKQQNPEFFEDEGIDFFITNIGQGTAQKTVEIARQLRNQGLKVQYDVDQKKLKAQFRKADRVHAKYVITLGAKELENGTLNIKRLSDGKTIDLELADLDNIDEVLKQLKD, encoded by the coding sequence ATGAAAGTTCAAAAGCCTAAAGGTACAGTAGATATTCTGCCTGACGTTTCTTATCAATGGGAAAAGGTAGAACAAACAGCAAGAGAGTTCTTTGAACGTGCCAATTATCGTGAAATTAGAACTCCAGCTTTTGAAAATTATGAAATTTTTGCTCGTTCGAGTGGTGAATCTTCAGATGTTGTTGAAAAAGAGATGTATGATTTTCATGATAAGGGAGATCGACATATTGCTTTAAGACCTGAAGGAACTGCCGGAGTAGTTAGAGCATATGTAGAAAATAAAATTTATGGCCCTGATTATGTTAAGCCATTTAATGTTTTCTATATTGCACCAATGTATCGTTATGAAAGACCACAAGCAGGTCGTCAACGTGAATTTCACCAAATTGGGGTTGAAAGCTTTGGCTCAGCTAATCCTTTAGCAGATATTGAAACAATTTTAATGGGTAATGATTTACTAAATAAACTCGGAGTTAAGAATTTCGAATTACATATTAACTCTTTAGGTAATGAAGCTGTTCGAAAAGCTTACCATGATGCTTTAGTAAATTACTTTACTCCAGTAAAAGACCAATTATCTGCTGATTCCAAGCGACGTTTGGAATCAAATCCTTTAAGAATTTTGGATTCAAAAGAAGAGCAAGATAAGCAGTTTTTGCCAGATGCGCCAAAAATTGTTGATTACTTAGATGAAGAATCTAAGGCTAACTTCAAGACGATTACTGATACTTTAACTAGCTTAGGAATCAAGTATGTATTAGATGATGACTTAGTTCGTGGTCTGGATTACTATACTGGCGTAATTTTTGAGTTTATGGTTGAAGATAAAAATCTTTGGCAATCTAAAACTACTATTTTAGGTGGAGGACGTTATGATCACTTGGTTGAAGAATTTGATGGTCCTCAGACTCCAGCTGTTGGTTTTGGTATTGGTGAAGAAAGACTAATGTTAGTGCTTAAGCAACAAAACCCTGAATTCTTTGAAGATGAGGGGATTGATTTCTTTATTACTAATATTGGCCAAGGAACTGCTCAAAAGACAGTAGAGATTGCTAGACAGTTACGTAATCAAGGTTTGAAAGTTCAATATGATGTTGATCAAAAGAAGCTTAAAGCACAATTTAGAAAAGCTGATCGTGTACACGCTAAGTATGTAATTACTTTAGGTGCTAAGGAATTAGAAAATGGCACTCTAAATATTAAGCGCTTAAGCGATGGAAAAACAATTGATCTTGAGTTAGCTGATCTTGATAATATTGATGAAGTTTTAAAACAATTAAAAGATTAA
- the prmA gene encoding 50S ribosomal protein L11 methyltransferase — MKLLAIRIKAGHELEDGLSYFLQNDLGAVGLESRKKSDFIAEGQKNDSSLVELDDIENLPEDLELTAFFDAEADKEELLNKVNAKIEEMKGYGLEPGQVEIDTRYIADEDWNTAWQKYYHVIDFSRNLAIVPEWEDYQPAFPDQKLIRLDPGLAFGTGGHTTTQLVLLAMERAMTKPMTVMDVGTGSGILAIAASLMGAKKVLATDISDEAVTAAQENIKLNDINNITVKKANLLKDTEESFDLIIANILAEILLDLIPDLDKHLNKDGKVIFSGIDYKQLPKIEAALEKNGFEIEMKMQEKRWIGLLISRKDK, encoded by the coding sequence ATGAAGTTATTAGCTATTCGAATTAAAGCAGGTCATGAACTAGAAGATGGACTTTCATACTTTTTACAAAATGATTTAGGGGCAGTAGGGCTTGAAAGTAGAAAAAAAAGCGATTTTATAGCTGAAGGGCAAAAAAATGATTCAAGCTTAGTGGAACTTGATGATATTGAAAATTTACCTGAAGATCTGGAATTAACAGCCTTTTTTGATGCTGAAGCGGACAAAGAGGAATTATTAAATAAAGTTAATGCAAAAATAGAAGAGATGAAGGGTTATGGTTTAGAACCTGGTCAAGTTGAAATAGATACACGATATATTGCAGATGAAGATTGGAATACAGCTTGGCAAAAATACTATCATGTAATTGATTTTTCAAGAAATTTAGCTATTGTTCCAGAGTGGGAAGACTATCAACCAGCTTTTCCTGATCAAAAGTTAATTAGACTAGATCCGGGTTTAGCTTTTGGAACTGGTGGTCACACTACTACGCAATTGGTATTACTAGCAATGGAGCGAGCCATGACTAAGCCAATGACAGTAATGGATGTGGGAACAGGATCAGGTATTTTAGCAATTGCTGCTTCTTTGATGGGAGCTAAAAAAGTTTTAGCTACAGATATTTCTGATGAAGCAGTTACGGCAGCGCAAGAAAATATTAAATTAAATGATATTAATAATATTACGGTTAAAAAAGCCAATTTATTAAAAGATACAGAAGAATCGTTTGACTTAATCATTGCTAATATTTTGGCAGAAATTTTATTAGATTTAATTCCTGATCTAGATAAGCATTTAAATAAAGATGGAAAAGTAATTTTTTCTGGAATTGATTATAAGCAATTACCAAAAATTGAAGCTGCTTTAGAGAAAAATGGCTTTGAAATTGAAATGAAAATGCAGGAAAAACGTTGGATTGGTCTCTTAATCAGTCGAAAAGACAAATAA
- the msrA gene encoding peptide-methionine (S)-S-oxide reductase MsrA — protein sequence MNDKSLDSKENKQYETAIFAGGCFWCMVEPFDTQPGIISVVSGYTGGDVPNPTYEQVCTGTTGHTEAVKITFDPKIISYADLVKIYWQVTDPTDAMGQFQDRGSQYQPVIYYNSPEQKEIAIKSKEDLEKSGKFDEPIVVRIEPAKPFYPAEEYHQDFYKKDPLRYQLEEMGGREQYKKKYWNN from the coding sequence ATGAACGATAAAAGCCTTGATAGTAAAGAAAATAAGCAGTATGAAACAGCTATTTTTGCAGGTGGATGTTTCTGGTGCATGGTTGAACCTTTTGACACTCAGCCTGGCATAATTAGTGTAGTGTCTGGTTATACAGGTGGTGATGTTCCCAATCCTACCTATGAACAAGTCTGCACGGGAACAACAGGGCATACTGAAGCAGTAAAGATTACTTTTGATCCTAAAATTATTAGTTATGCGGATTTAGTTAAGATTTATTGGCAAGTAACTGATCCAACCGATGCAATGGGGCAATTCCAAGATCGTGGATCTCAATATCAACCAGTTATTTATTATAATTCGCCTGAACAAAAGGAAATTGCCATCAAGTCAAAGGAAGATTTAGAAAAATCTGGTAAGTTTGATGAGCCAATTGTAGTGAGAATTGAACCTGCAAAACCATTTTATCCAGCTGAAGAATACCATCAAGACTTTTATAAAAAAGATCCTTTACGTTATCAACTAGAGGAAATGGGTGGACGTGAACAGTATAAAAAGAAGTACTGGAATAACTAA
- a CDS encoding LytTR family DNA-binding domain-containing protein — translation MKIVCHVDSSIQEERGEIWVRDLTPELSNLLNFVNNGQQVLWCIKNKELKPISYEEIFAIQTSSHGLDVSTEKGHYVYHETLSKLKEKLNDTFIEASQSAIFNFHHIDHLELNDNGTIDVILKNQQRIQIARRKIKNLKKRLGI, via the coding sequence TTGAAAATTGTTTGTCATGTTGATTCCTCAATTCAAGAGGAAAGAGGTGAAATTTGGGTTCGAGATCTAACGCCAGAATTATCTAATCTACTTAATTTCGTGAATAATGGGCAACAAGTACTCTGGTGTATTAAGAATAAAGAATTAAAACCAATAAGTTATGAAGAAATTTTTGCAATACAGACTTCTTCTCATGGATTAGATGTGTCTACCGAAAAAGGACACTATGTATATCATGAAACACTTTCGAAATTAAAAGAAAAATTAAATGATACTTTTATTGAAGCTTCTCAAAGTGCTATTTTTAATTTTCACCATATTGATCATTTAGAATTGAATGACAATGGGACGATTGATGTTATTTTGAAAAATCAACAACGTATCCAAATAGCAAGAAGAAAAATTAAAAATTTAAAAAAGAGGTTAGGTATATGA
- a CDS encoding DUF3021 domain-containing protein, producing the protein MKKHIFLLINGIAWGEVYGLAFSIFFSYIFRLNTYAPSTPAFTEHFTRPLDAVLASIILWGLMGLLFSAGALVFKVKNWSLRKQTIINFIIYYFGFTPLAILAGWFPCNLVWLTIFTIIFILIYLVMWSINVYIFKREVRKINQKLQK; encoded by the coding sequence ATGAAAAAACATATTTTTTTATTAATTAATGGTATAGCCTGGGGAGAAGTATATGGACTAGCTTTCTCAATTTTTTTTAGCTATATATTCCGATTAAATACTTATGCTCCCTCCACACCTGCTTTTACTGAGCACTTTACACGTCCCCTAGATGCAGTTTTAGCCTCAATAATATTATGGGGCTTAATGGGGTTACTTTTTAGTGCAGGTGCTCTAGTTTTTAAAGTGAAAAATTGGTCACTAAGAAAACAAACTATTATTAACTTTATTATTTATTACTTTGGATTTACACCTCTTGCGATACTTGCAGGGTGGTTTCCATGTAACCTAGTGTGGCTCACAATATTTACTATTATTTTTATTTTAATTTATCTTGTAATGTGGTCAATCAATGTATATATCTTTAAACGTGAAGTAAGAAAGATTAACCAAAAGCTTCAAAAATAA
- a CDS encoding YitT family protein — MNKLEDLSRQHDSISKISAGIVYALAVAIALNFFWTPGHIYASGITGFAQVVHSFSRHLLPVPLATSVMYFVLNIPLFIIGWRKIGRRFTIYTLFTVLLASIMMRVISPVKISYDPIICALFGGVINGVGTGLALKAGISTGGLDILGIVLRQKTGKSFGTINIAFNLVIVICAGFVFGWSRALYTALNIFINGRVIDYVYNQHQKLQVLIVTEKPKHIIEGIQNKMHRGITILHDVEGAYSHTEKTVLITVIDHYDMYDIEKIVSENDPYAFMSICQVATIHGRFVEQKPV; from the coding sequence TTGAATAAATTAGAAGATCTATCACGTCAACATGATTCGATATCCAAGATATCAGCCGGAATTGTTTATGCTTTAGCCGTAGCAATTGCATTGAATTTCTTTTGGACTCCTGGTCATATTTATGCATCTGGAATTACAGGTTTTGCGCAAGTAGTGCATTCATTTTCAAGACACCTTCTACCAGTTCCATTAGCTACTTCAGTGATGTATTTTGTATTAAATATTCCTTTATTTATTATTGGCTGGCGTAAAATTGGTCGTCGTTTTACTATCTATACGCTTTTTACGGTTTTATTGGCATCAATTATGATGCGCGTAATTAGTCCCGTAAAGATTAGTTATGATCCAATTATCTGTGCTTTGTTTGGTGGGGTAATTAATGGTGTCGGTACTGGTCTAGCTTTAAAAGCAGGTATTTCTACTGGTGGGCTAGATATTTTAGGGATTGTTTTAAGACAAAAGACAGGAAAAAGTTTTGGAACAATTAATATTGCTTTTAATCTTGTGATTGTTATTTGTGCCGGCTTTGTATTTGGCTGGAGTCGTGCACTTTATACCGCCTTGAATATTTTTATTAATGGGCGTGTGATTGATTATGTTTATAATCAACATCAAAAATTACAGGTATTAATTGTCACTGAAAAGCCAAAACATATTATTGAAGGCATTCAAAATAAAATGCATCGTGGTATTACAATCTTGCATGACGTAGAAGGTGCATATAGTCATACTGAAAAGACAGTTTTAATTACCGTGATTGATCATTATGATATGTATGATATAGAAAAAATTGTAAGTGAAAATGATCCTTATGCTTTCATGAGTATCTGTCAAGTTGCAACAATACACGGGCGCTTTGTTGAACAAAAGCCGGTATAA
- the msrB gene encoding peptide-methionine (R)-S-oxide reductase MsrB: MSDKKDLSKLTPLQFEVTQHAATERPFTGKYDDFYDKGIYVDVVSGEPLFSSLDKYDAGCGWPSFTKPIEKLNYHRDTSYGMERTEVRSPQGDSHLGHVFTDGPIQAGGLRYCINSAALKFIPYDDLEKEGYGEYKKLFDK; this comes from the coding sequence ATGAGTGATAAAAAAGATTTAAGTAAGTTAACACCACTTCAATTTGAAGTAACACAACATGCAGCAACTGAAAGACCTTTTACAGGAAAATATGATGATTTTTATGATAAAGGTATATATGTTGATGTTGTTTCAGGTGAACCTTTATTTTCTAGCTTAGATAAGTATGATGCAGGATGTGGTTGGCCTTCATTTACTAAGCCAATAGAAAAATTGAACTATCATCGTGACACAAGCTATGGAATGGAACGAACTGAAGTAAGAAGTCCGCAGGGAGATTCCCATTTGGGACATGTTTTTACTGATGGTCCGATTCAAGCAGGTGGATTAAGATATTGTATTAATTCAGCTGCTTTAAAATTTATTCCCTATGATGATTTAGAAAAAGAAGGCTACGGCGAATATAAAAAACTTTTTGATAAGTAA
- the dtd gene encoding D-aminoacyl-tRNA deacylase → MRVVLQRVNHAQVAIDNNIVGKIDRGLLALVGLRNGDNSELVKKAAAKVAKMRIFEDENGKTNLSLADVGGQILSVSQFTLLADTKKGNRPSFFDAMRPPKSKELWEEFNQEMEQKGFHVETGEFGADMQVLLENDGPFTIVLDLDE, encoded by the coding sequence ATGAGAGTTGTGTTACAGAGAGTTAACCATGCCCAAGTAGCTATTGATAATAATATTGTAGGAAAAATTGATCGAGGACTATTAGCCTTGGTAGGTTTACGCAATGGTGATAATAGTGAATTAGTAAAAAAGGCTGCGGCTAAAGTTGCTAAAATGCGAATTTTTGAAGATGAAAATGGAAAAACAAATTTATCTTTAGCAGATGTGGGAGGTCAAATTTTAAGTGTTAGTCAGTTTACTTTATTAGCTGATACGAAAAAGGGTAATCGCCCCAGCTTCTTTGATGCAATGCGCCCACCTAAATCTAAAGAATTATGGGAAGAGTTTAATCAAGAAATGGAACAAAAGGGATTCCATGTTGAAACAGGTGAATTTGGGGCAGATATGCAAGTTTTACTTGAAAATGATGGACCTTTTACGATTGTTTTAGATCTTGATGAATAG
- the aspS gene encoding aspartate--tRNA ligase: MDKRTDYAGNITSKYEGQEVTLYGWVQRVRKLGKLIFIDLRDREGIVQIVVNQDSGQELMDIAQSLGNEYVIEVKGKVVKRSSVNPDMKTGEVEVDATEIKVLNKSQTPPFEIKDDAEISEQTRLKYRYLDLRRPTLQKAIILRSKILRAVHEYFDENGFINIETPNLGKSSPEGARDYLVPSRIYPGSFYALPQSPQLFKQLLMGAGFDKYYQIARCFRDEDLRGDRQPEFTQIDMEASFQDEQGIQDITEGLLKKVMKDVMGIDLKTPIKRITWDEAMNKYGSDKPDTRYEMYLHDLSPIFKDSDFKVFSGAIADGGVVKGIAVKNGAKQYSRKHIDAKQDYIKRYHAKGLAWVKYEDGEFSGPVARFLTDENKAALKKEFNLEGGELVVMVADKWKVVTDSLDHLRREFAKETGIIPKDVYDFVWVVDWPLFEYDEGFGRWIAAHHPFTMPDDKGIELLETEPHKAHARSYDIVMNGDELGGGSIRIHKRSIQEKMFKALGFTKKRAYEQFGYLMDALDLGYPPEAGLAIGLDRFAMLLAQKDNIRDVLAFPKNASASEPMMHAPAPVADQQLADLGIEVEEQFHDSVAETNARLEKEAQEDAAKNSTWDE, from the coding sequence ATGGATAAAAGAACTGATTATGCAGGTAACATTACCTCAAAGTATGAAGGTCAAGAAGTTACTTTATATGGTTGGGTACAAAGAGTTAGAAAATTAGGTAAGCTAATTTTTATTGATTTACGTGACCGTGAAGGAATTGTTCAAATCGTAGTTAACCAAGATTCAGGACAAGAATTAATGGATATTGCTCAAAGTCTTGGGAATGAATACGTTATTGAAGTTAAGGGTAAAGTTGTTAAACGTTCTAGCGTAAATCCAGATATGAAGACTGGTGAAGTGGAAGTTGATGCAACTGAAATTAAAGTTTTGAATAAGTCACAAACTCCACCATTTGAAATTAAAGACGATGCTGAAATTAGCGAACAAACTCGTTTGAAATATCGTTATTTAGACTTACGTCGTCCAACTCTTCAAAAAGCTATCATTTTACGTTCAAAGATTTTACGAGCTGTTCATGAATACTTTGATGAAAATGGCTTTATTAATATTGAAACTCCCAATTTAGGTAAATCTTCTCCAGAAGGTGCACGTGATTACTTAGTTCCTTCAAGAATTTATCCTGGTAGTTTCTATGCTTTACCTCAATCACCACAATTATTTAAGCAGTTATTAATGGGTGCGGGTTTTGACAAGTACTACCAAATTGCTCGTTGTTTCCGTGATGAAGACTTACGTGGTGATCGTCAACCAGAGTTTACCCAGATTGATATGGAAGCATCTTTCCAAGATGAGCAGGGAATCCAAGACATTACCGAAGGCTTACTTAAAAAGGTTATGAAAGATGTAATGGGAATTGATTTAAAAACTCCTATTAAGAGAATTACTTGGGACGAGGCCATGAATAAGTACGGTTCTGATAAGCCGGATACTCGTTATGAAATGTATCTTCATGACTTAAGCCCAATCTTTAAGGATAGCGACTTCAAAGTATTCTCAGGTGCAATTGCTGACGGTGGTGTTGTTAAAGGAATTGCTGTTAAGAATGGTGCTAAGCAATATTCCCGTAAACATATTGATGCAAAACAAGATTATATTAAGCGTTATCATGCTAAGGGTCTTGCTTGGGTTAAATATGAAGACGGTGAATTTTCAGGTCCAGTAGCAAGATTCTTAACTGATGAAAATAAAGCAGCCCTGAAGAAAGAATTTAACCTTGAAGGTGGAGAATTAGTGGTAATGGTTGCTGACAAATGGAAGGTTGTTACTGATTCACTGGATCACTTACGTCGAGAATTTGCTAAAGAAACTGGCATTATTCCTAAGGATGTTTATGACTTTGTCTGGGTTGTTGATTGGCCATTATTTGAATATGATGAAGGTTTTGGCCGCTGGATTGCTGCTCACCATCCATTTACTATGCCAGATGACAAGGGAATCGAATTATTAGAAACTGAACCACATAAGGCGCATGCACGTTCATACGATATTGTTATGAACGGTGACGAACTTGGTGGAGGTTCAATCCGTATTCATAAGCGCTCAATTCAAGAAAAGATGTTCAAAGCGCTTGGTTTTACTAAGAAACGTGCTTATGAACAATTTGGTTACCTAATGGATGCCCTTGATTTAGGTTATCCACCAGAAGCAGGTCTTGCAATTGGACTTGATCGTTTTGCAATGTTATTAGCTCAAAAGGATAATATTCGTGATGTTTTGGCCTTCCCTAAGAATGCTAGTGCATCTGAACCAATGATGCATGCACCAGCACCTGTAGCTGATCAACAATTAGCTGATCTAGGAATTGAAGTTGAAGAACAATTCCATGATAGTGTAGCTGAAACTAATGCGCGTCTTGAAAAAGAAGCTCAAGAAGATGCTGCTAAGAACAGTACTTGGGATGAATAA